The following DNA comes from Nocardioides sp. JQ2195.
TGGAGGGGATGTGGACGCTGTGCCATCCCCTGGTCATCGAGCTGAAGCGGCGACTCGACTCCGGCGCGTACGGCGTTCCGCGCCAGGTGCATGCGGACCTCGGCTGGCGAGTCGACGCTCCGCCGACCGATCGGATGCTCAACCCGGCCCTGGGCGGAGGCGCCCTCCTCGACATGGGCATCTATCCGTTGACCTTCGCGCAGCTCGTGCTCGGCAGACCGGAGCAGCTCACTGCCGTGGCCGACCTCGCGCCGACCGGAGTGGACCTCGACGTGTCGATCGCCGGACGGCATGTCGGCGGTGGCACCTCGGCACTGTCCGCCTCGATGACGGCGTGGACATCGCGGACGGCCACGATCGCGACGACCACCGGTTGGTTCGACGTGGCCGCGGACTTCCACCACCCGTCACGCGTGGTCTGGCGACCACACGTCGGGGAGCCCGTGCCCGTCGTCGCCGCCGACCCCGTGATCGGCGACGGCTACGGGAATGAGGCAGCGGAGGTGATGCGGTGCATCGACTCCGGTCTTCGTGAGAGTCCCCTCGTCCCGCACGCGTTCACGTTGGACGTGATGGCGCAGATGGACGCACTGCGCCGGCAGATCAAGGTGGTCTACCCGAGCGAGCACTGAGCCGGACGCCGAGGCAGGTCTGCTCAGCCGACCCCCTGCGGACCCGCCCGGGAGCGGCCCCTGATCTCGAACGTGTGGCCCAGGAACTCCGGGCCCGGGACCCTCACCTCCACCATGACGTCCTCACCGATCACGCGGCACGTGACCAGCACCGCAGCGTTGGCGGTGGCCACCCGGCCAGCTGCGGCGCACGCCTCGTCGCCGCGCTGCAGCGTGCCGGCTCCGGCGAGCGCAGCCAGGTCGGCTCCTGACTGCGCCCGCCGATGGGCCGAGGCCGTGGCGGTCATGAAGCTCGCCGCGAGACCGAGCAGGACGACGACGCCCACGCACGAGACCAGCATCAGCGAGGCCGAGCCCGTGTCACCCCTCCGACTGGTCGTCCGGTGATCACGGCACACCGCTGGTCTCCTCACGCAGTGCCACGGCTTCGCCGTGAGTGGTGCCACCGATGGCGTCGAGCAGGCCGCCCGGCGAGGGAACCCGCGCCTCGACCGTCACGCGCACGGTGTCGCCCTCCTCGTCGACGCTGACGTCCGCGCCCGGCACCACCTCCCTGGCCAGACCAGTCGCCCGCTCGGGCGACTCGCCACGGGCCAGCGCACGAGCAGCCTCACGCGCCGCATCCGTGGCCTTCATCTGGGCGACGCCGAAGGTCAGCATCCAGACCATCGCCAGTGTCACGGCCACCAGGAGCGGGAGGACCAGCGCCGTCTCCGCGGTGACTGCACCCCGCTCCTCGCGTGTCATCCGATGCCGAGCATCCCGAGCACGTGGTTGAACATCTGGCGCAGCATCTGATCACCGAATCCTCCGGTCACCAGCTGGTAGAGAACGCCGGCCAACCCGGCGCCGGCAGCCGTGCCGACCGCGTACTCAGCCGTGGTGATGCCGCTGTCGTCACGCGTAACCGGCCCTCGCCCCGTCTGGTGGTCGTGCCGTTGTGCAGTCATGAAATCCTCCGTTGTCCCGGCCGCCGGTGCGGCCCTCGCTGCCCACCCTGCGCCGATTCGGCCCGCCACGACGGGACCGGTCCGCGCGATGTGGAGGAGCGTGATGCGGCCACGGCCTGTGCACGAATTCCGGCTGCGTTCGCACCCGTCCGTGCCGGTCATGGCTCCACCGACCGCAAGGTAGGTGGAGCCGTCCCCGTCACCACTGCAGGGACGTCAACGCCGACGCGATCACCGGGACGATGCCGATCACCAGGAACGCCGGGAGGAGGCACAGCCCCAGGGGCACCGCGGCGCGCACACCGACCGTCCTGGCGGCGTCCTCGCTGCGGGCGCGTTCCTCACGGGCGAGGTCGGCGCCCAACCCCTGCACCATGGACGCAACCGGGATGCCCGCCCCC
Coding sequences within:
- a CDS encoding Gfo/Idh/MocA family oxidoreductase; the protein is MTAWGILATGKIARKFATALHETPGARLTAVGSRTPGKARHFADTFGTGDCTAHSSYEALVRDPSVDVIYVASPHSLHLPHAKLAFEAGKHVLCEKPLTLNVADAVEMVRLAAEHDRFLMEGMWTLCHPLVIELKRRLDSGAYGVPRQVHADLGWRVDAPPTDRMLNPALGGGALLDMGIYPLTFAQLVLGRPEQLTAVADLAPTGVDLDVSIAGRHVGGGTSALSASMTAWTSRTATIATTTGWFDVAADFHHPSRVVWRPHVGEPVPVVAADPVIGDGYGNEAAEVMRCIDSGLRESPLVPHAFTLDVMAQMDALRRQIKVVYPSEH
- a CDS encoding Rv3654c family TadE-like protein, which translates into the protein MCRDHRTTSRRGDTGSASLMLVSCVGVVVLLGLAASFMTATASAHRRAQSGADLAALAGAGTLQRGDEACAAAGRVATANAAVLVTCRVIGEDVMVEVRVPGPEFLGHTFEIRGRSRAGPQGVG
- a CDS encoding TadE family type IV pilus minor pilin, encoding MTREERGAVTAETALVLPLLVAVTLAMVWMLTFGVAQMKATDAAREAARALARGESPERATGLAREVVPGADVSVDEEGDTVRVTVEARVPSPGGLLDAIGGTTHGEAVALREETSGVP
- a CDS encoding DUF4244 domain-containing protein, which gives rise to MTAQRHDHQTGRGPVTRDDSGITTAEYAVGTAAGAGLAGVLYQLVTGGFGDQMLRQMFNHVLGMLGIG